The Paenibacillus beijingensis nucleotide sequence CCACATCATGATCGGAAGAGTTTTGGTCCTGGCCCCGGAGATAAAAATGCTCACAACAGCTTCGTCCAGAGAAGTAATGAAAGCAAATAAAGCACTTGCCGTTATTGCGGAACGCATGATAGGCAACGTAATTTTAAAAAAAGCTCCTATCGGTGTAGAACCCAAACTGAGAGCGGCCAATTCCAAATTTTTATCGGTACCTTTGAGACTCGCCAAAACAGTAACAAAAACAAACGGTAACGCTAAAATCGTATGTGCGAGTACAAGTCCCGACACTTTATCCGTTAGCTTGTAAGCAGAAAACGAATGATATAACGCAATCCCTACAACGATGACCGGAAAGATCATGGGCCCAAGTATTAAATTCATGAATAGCTTTTTTCCCGGAAAATCCAGGCGATTTGCGGAAAAAGCCGCCATGATGCCTAATATAGTGGAAAGAATGGAAGTGAAAATGGCAACAGAAACGCTGCGTCTTAGTCCTGCGATCCATTCATCATCAGCGAAAAACTTTTGATACCATTTGAACGAATAACTCTCCGGCGGCAAATGAAAGGCAACTTCTGAACTGAAGGACAACGGAATAATGACTAATATGGGCAGAACCATCAACACCAGGATGATCCCAACTGCGATTCGGAGCCCCATCGACTAATCATCCCCTTTCAATACCGGCGAAAATCTCGAAATCCAAAAACCAACGAATAGGATCACGAGTTTCGTAACGATTAAGAGTAATGAAAGCGAGGCAACCAAATGCCAATTTAATGTTTTGTGAAAATTATCATGAATTAATTTGGCTATCATTACATTCCCCTGTCCGCCCAGGAGCGCAGGAGTGATAAAAAAGCCTAAACCCATGACAAACACAATCAAAGATCCCGATATCACTCCCGGTAAAGATAACGGAAAGAATATTTTTGTAAAAGCACTCCATGGACGTGATCCCATACCTTGTGCAGCTTGAACGAGGCGTAGATCGATTCCCTCCATCACCGAATACAAATTCAATATCATGTAAGGAAGCAAAACATGTGTCATCCCGATTACTACACTGGTTGAGTTATAAAGAAGCTGGACCGGTTCATGGATCACGCCAATAGAAAGCAAAAATTCATTAATGATACCATGATCTTGCAAAATAACGGTCCAAGAAAACGTACGCACCAGCAAGCTGATCCAGAGGGTAATCATGACGATTCCAAGAATCACTTTTTTCCATCTGACAGATTGAATCAGAATTAACAAGTAAGCAACAGGATAAGCCAGCAGCAGGCATAATGCCGTTACTATAGTTGCCGTCCTTACCGTGAGCCAAAGTACCTTCAGATAAAACGTATCCGTCAATACTTCCTGTATATACTGCA carries:
- a CDS encoding ABC transporter permease, with protein sequence MGLRIAVGIILVLMVLPILVIIPLSFSSEVAFHLPPESYSFKWYQKFFADDEWIAGLRRSVSVAIFTSILSTILGIMAAFSANRLDFPGKKLFMNLILGPMIFPVIVVGIALYHSFSAYKLTDKVSGLVLAHTILALPFVFVTVLASLKGTDKNLELAALSLGSTPIGAFFKITLPIMRSAITASALFAFITSLDEAVVSIFISGARTKTLPIMMWDSMNFQVDPTIAVVSTLLIAATILIFILLPGLIPTGKDRNT
- a CDS encoding ABC transporter permease, which encodes MKSVEIEVQVPARVPFLYQVMRLPGLKWLLPFIPLVYMAFLLYYSLFSFLKLSVSNESGFTLQYIQEVLTDTFYLKVLWLTVRTATIVTALCLLLAYPVAYLLILIQSVRWKKVILGIVMITLWISLLVRTFSWTVILQDHGIINEFLLSIGVIHEPVQLLYNSTSVVIGMTHVLLPYMILNLYSVMEGIDLRLVQAAQGMGSRPWSAFTKIFFPLSLPGVISGSLIVFVMGLGFFITPALLGGQGNVMIAKLIHDNFHKTLNWHLVASLSLLLIVTKLVILFVGFWISRFSPVLKGDD